One genomic segment of Hymenobacter psoromatis includes these proteins:
- a CDS encoding RagB/SusD family nutrient uptake outer membrane protein, whose product MKTAQAARLIALSVGLVVAQGCKQSFLDKQPLGTITQGNLFNDPTNAVQAVNAIYDVASWDQGPKFGVGDYVGQTYEWMFGDVMSDDAAKGSTPSDFTPLVELKTWTMGPGNSPLGTLWVHSFTGVARANTVINNIDAGTIDPSLKSRLKGEALFLRAYFYFNLVKSFGGVPLFEKAVLPTEEATVTRASISDTYAFIEKDLKAALALLPEKNAYASADLGRATKGAANSYLARAIMYQLGTDNTNKHTWQEVYDLTTTVISSTQYSLLPNYAAIHQTVGENSSESVFEIQFATSNDTYGPIMTGTTNNVFQNNRVTTKDASGANIPGTGWGYGFNNPTQNLVNEFEPNDPRLEATVYKNNDIVLGLPETIDLSQNDTGYLSRKVAILVPIANQAGPQNIRKMRYADILLMKAEAAAQLGKSGEAVVLVNQVRARARTSTRPPGATTVGTSDNYAPTNAPAGTLPDISAGLSGSALLTAIWHERRVELAEESLRFWDLVRTGRYFGVLPPDVAGRAMMHSVTTGVVNPIPLLPIELNDAQTWHLPQNPGF is encoded by the coding sequence ATGAAAACTGCACAAGCAGCTCGCCTCATAGCGCTTTCGGTAGGCCTGGTAGTCGCCCAAGGGTGTAAACAAAGCTTCCTCGACAAACAACCACTGGGCACTATTACCCAGGGCAATCTTTTTAACGACCCCACTAATGCCGTGCAAGCGGTAAATGCCATCTACGATGTTGCTTCCTGGGACCAAGGCCCCAAGTTTGGGGTAGGCGATTACGTGGGCCAGACCTACGAGTGGATGTTTGGGGACGTCATGAGCGATGATGCCGCGAAAGGCAGCACGCCCAGCGACTTCACGCCTCTTGTCGAGCTGAAAACCTGGACAATGGGGCCCGGTAACAGCCCGCTCGGTACCCTGTGGGTACACAGCTTTACGGGGGTAGCACGTGCTAATACGGTTATTAACAACATTGATGCTGGCACCATCGACCCCAGCCTGAAGAGCCGACTGAAGGGCGAAGCCCTGTTCCTGCGCGCTTACTTCTACTTCAACTTGGTGAAGTCGTTTGGCGGCGTGCCGCTGTTTGAGAAGGCTGTGCTGCCGACTGAAGAAGCTACGGTGACTCGCGCCAGCATTTCGGACACCTACGCTTTCATCGAGAAAGACCTGAAAGCTGCCTTAGCCTTGCTGCCAGAAAAGAATGCCTACGCCAGCGCCGACCTCGGCCGCGCTACTAAGGGTGCGGCTAATAGCTACCTGGCCCGCGCTATCATGTACCAGCTTGGCACCGACAATACCAACAAGCACACCTGGCAGGAAGTGTACGACCTGACTACTACTGTCATCAGCTCGACGCAGTACAGCTTGCTGCCTAATTACGCCGCTATCCACCAAACGGTGGGTGAGAATAGCAGTGAGTCGGTATTTGAGATTCAGTTTGCTACTTCCAACGACACTTACGGCCCCATTATGACGGGCACGACTAACAACGTGTTCCAGAATAACCGCGTTACGACCAAGGATGCCAGCGGGGCCAACATACCGGGCACCGGCTGGGGATACGGTTTCAACAACCCCACTCAAAACCTGGTCAATGAGTTTGAGCCCAACGACCCGCGCCTAGAGGCCACCGTGTACAAAAACAACGACATCGTGCTCGGTCTACCCGAGACTATCGACTTGTCGCAAAACGACACAGGATATCTGAGCCGGAAAGTAGCTATTTTGGTGCCCATTGCCAACCAGGCTGGCCCCCAGAATATCCGGAAAATGCGCTATGCTGACATCCTGTTGATGAAGGCCGAAGCCGCCGCTCAGCTCGGTAAGAGCGGTGAGGCTGTTGTATTAGTAAACCAAGTACGCGCCCGCGCCCGCACCTCGACCCGGCCGCCGGGTGCCACCACGGTGGGCACCTCTGACAACTACGCGCCTACCAATGCGCCCGCCGGCACCCTGCCGGACATCTCAGCCGGCTTGTCGGGCTCGGCGCTGCTCACTGCCATCTGGCACGAGCGCCGGGTAGAACTAGCCGAGGAGTCGCTACGCTTCTGGGACCTGGTGCGCACGGGTCGTTACTTCGGCGTACTGCCCCCCGACGTGGCCGGCCGCGCCATGATGCACAGCGTCACGACGGGCGTAGTGAATCCTATTCCGCTGCTGCCCATCGAACTGAACGATGCCCAGACCTGGCACCTGCCCCAAAACCCTGGCTTCTAA
- a CDS encoding SusC/RagA family TonB-linked outer membrane protein has translation MKSVLLAVLMLFVLLARPFGAAAQEQLIQGTVKDTKGEPMIGATVRVKGGTAGSTVDANGNFQLGVPNPTSTLVVSFTGMTTQEVPLQGRSNINVVLDASAQSLNDVVVIGYGTARKSDLTGSVASVSNAQLTQVATSDPVQALQGRVAGVQITSNSGQPGSGTRIRVRGVGTINNSDPLYVVDGIQTGDISFLLPTDIESTEILKDASATAIYGSRGANGVVIITTKHGKAGKTQFNLYGYTGFQQIRKKLDLANAQQYATLVTEAYANGGAPVPSDYSALLQSALTGGQPGFNYQDFVTQRGLIQTYSLSASGGTEQNRYLISGNYFQQDGIIQASGLKKYVIRLNDDVILTKRIKAGVAGTFTAASLLGAGDGTGNAFYSTVLQNAIQANPITSPYNADGSYSYNNITSFTPNLARYLTEQELNKTQTATLFSNAYLDVTILKGLTFRSTFGITYGNNHPKQYQPQYFLGPNDQRSQSALTETRIENIAWVWSNYVNYTLDMGENSSFSATLGQESQRSYANGIGIRAFNVPADASLQYLNSALSPNYTLTTPTPYDASLLSYFGRANYNYRDRYLVTGTLRFDQTSKFLPAQRTGTFPSVGVAWNISNEEFLKSVTAISQLKFRASYGEVGNQNAAPNYGYASTAVNNQNYVFGPDKAKNPGLAIATLNNPNLKWETAVTTDFGIDAAFLNNKLTFTGDYFERRTKNMIALLPVPDYVGQAPAAANVASLRNRGVELALNYRDAIGKLQYNVGVNVTKINNLITDLGGATPIVSGNVLSQIGNTTRTDVGHEVAYFYGLQSTGIFHSQAEVDGYKNAAGGALQPGAKPGDVRYQDVNGDGKIDSNDYTYLGSATPKFTYGASLNLSYSSFDFKILIYGVKGADAINAGAFNLSKSSNFAGLWTNFYADRMDRWTPSNPNSDQPRVTSNDTNNGGGYNDKFSSRYVEDASYLRARNMELGYSLSPSVLNKFQITGFRIFASVDNVFTITKYRGLDPEISATGYYNNPLAYGVDFGNYPQPRTYRLGFNVQF, from the coding sequence ATGAAATCCGTTTTACTCGCGGTGCTCATGTTGTTCGTTTTGCTTGCCAGGCCGTTTGGCGCGGCAGCACAAGAACAACTTATTCAGGGCACAGTAAAAGACACTAAGGGCGAGCCCATGATTGGGGCTACCGTCCGCGTGAAGGGCGGCACAGCCGGCTCGACCGTAGACGCCAATGGCAATTTCCAACTGGGCGTGCCAAATCCGACTTCGACGCTAGTCGTCAGCTTCACGGGCATGACCACCCAGGAAGTGCCGCTCCAGGGCCGCTCGAACATCAACGTAGTGCTCGACGCTAGCGCGCAGAGCCTCAACGACGTAGTGGTAATTGGCTACGGCACGGCTCGTAAGAGCGACCTTACGGGCTCGGTGGCTTCGGTCAGCAACGCCCAGCTTACGCAGGTAGCTACCTCTGACCCGGTGCAGGCCCTACAAGGCCGCGTAGCCGGCGTGCAGATTACCTCCAACAGCGGCCAGCCCGGCTCGGGTACCCGCATCCGGGTGCGGGGGGTAGGCACTATTAACAACAGCGACCCGCTGTACGTGGTTGACGGGATTCAGACGGGGGACATTAGCTTCTTGCTACCCACTGATATCGAGTCAACTGAGATTTTGAAAGATGCCTCGGCCACCGCCATCTACGGCTCGCGCGGGGCTAACGGCGTCGTAATCATTACGACCAAGCACGGCAAGGCGGGCAAAACGCAGTTTAACCTGTATGGCTACACTGGTTTTCAGCAAATCCGCAAGAAGCTCGACCTGGCGAACGCCCAGCAGTACGCTACGCTCGTGACGGAAGCCTACGCCAACGGCGGTGCCCCGGTGCCAAGCGACTACTCGGCTCTGCTGCAAAGCGCCCTGACGGGTGGTCAGCCGGGTTTCAACTACCAGGATTTTGTAACCCAGCGGGGCCTGATTCAGACCTACAGCCTGTCGGCTTCGGGTGGTACCGAGCAGAACCGCTACCTGATAAGCGGCAACTACTTCCAGCAAGATGGTATTATCCAAGCCTCGGGCCTGAAGAAGTACGTGATACGCCTCAACGACGACGTGATACTGACCAAGCGTATCAAGGCGGGCGTGGCGGGCACTTTCACCGCGGCTAGTCTGCTGGGCGCGGGCGATGGCACGGGCAACGCCTTCTACAGCACGGTGCTCCAGAATGCCATTCAGGCCAACCCCATCACGTCGCCTTACAACGCCGACGGCTCTTACTCCTACAACAACATCACGAGTTTCACGCCCAACCTGGCGCGCTACCTCACCGAGCAGGAACTCAACAAAACGCAAACCGCCACGCTGTTTTCGAATGCCTATCTGGACGTGACCATCCTGAAGGGCCTGACTTTCCGCTCAACGTTTGGTATCACTTATGGGAATAACCACCCCAAGCAGTACCAGCCGCAGTACTTCCTGGGCCCTAACGACCAGCGTTCGCAGAGCGCGCTAACCGAGACGCGCATCGAAAACATAGCCTGGGTATGGTCTAACTACGTGAACTACACCCTGGATATGGGCGAAAACAGCTCGTTCTCGGCTACACTGGGCCAGGAGTCGCAGCGCAGCTACGCCAATGGTATCGGTATTCGGGCCTTCAATGTGCCGGCCGATGCGTCGCTTCAGTATCTCAACTCGGCTCTCAGCCCCAATTACACGCTCACTACGCCTACCCCCTACGATGCGAGCTTGCTCTCCTATTTTGGCCGGGCCAACTACAACTACCGCGACCGCTACCTCGTGACGGGTACCCTGCGCTTCGACCAGACCTCGAAGTTTCTACCGGCTCAGCGCACGGGCACATTCCCCTCGGTGGGCGTGGCCTGGAACATCTCTAATGAGGAATTCCTGAAGAGCGTGACGGCTATCTCGCAGCTTAAGTTCCGGGCCAGTTACGGGGAGGTAGGTAACCAGAATGCTGCCCCCAACTACGGCTACGCCTCTACGGCCGTCAACAACCAGAACTACGTATTCGGGCCCGACAAGGCGAAGAACCCCGGCTTGGCCATCGCCACGCTCAACAACCCGAACCTGAAGTGGGAAACGGCCGTCACCACCGACTTTGGTATCGACGCGGCTTTTCTGAACAACAAGCTGACTTTCACCGGCGACTACTTCGAGCGGCGCACCAAGAACATGATTGCCCTGCTGCCAGTACCCGACTACGTGGGCCAGGCTCCAGCTGCCGCTAACGTGGCTTCGCTCCGCAACCGGGGGGTAGAGCTAGCCCTGAACTACCGCGATGCCATTGGCAAACTTCAGTACAACGTGGGCGTGAATGTCACCAAGATTAACAACCTCATCACCGACCTGGGCGGGGCTACCCCCATTGTCAGCGGCAACGTACTCTCGCAAATTGGCAACACGACCCGCACTGATGTGGGCCACGAAGTAGCTTACTTCTACGGCCTGCAATCGACGGGCATCTTCCACTCGCAGGCCGAGGTGGATGGCTATAAGAACGCAGCTGGTGGGGCCTTGCAGCCTGGTGCTAAGCCCGGCGATGTACGCTACCAAGACGTGAACGGCGACGGCAAAATCGATTCCAACGACTACACGTACCTGGGCAGCGCTACCCCCAAGTTCACCTATGGTGCCTCGCTGAACCTCTCGTACAGCAGCTTCGACTTCAAGATTTTGATATATGGCGTGAAAGGTGCCGACGCGATTAATGCCGGGGCCTTCAACCTATCGAAATCGAGTAACTTCGCGGGCTTGTGGACCAACTTCTACGCCGACCGCATGGACCGCTGGACGCCTAGCAACCCTAACAGCGACCAGCCCCGCGTAACATCCAATGACACCAACAACGGGGGCGGCTACAACGACAAGTTTAGCAGCCGCTACGTGGAAGACGCCAGCTACCTGCGCGCTCGCAACATGGAGCTGGGCTACTCGTTGTCGCCCTCGGTACTCAACAAGTTCCAAATCACGGGCTTCCGTATATTTGCTTCGGTTGATAACGTGTTTACCATCACGAAGTACCGCGGCCTCGACCCCGAGATTTCGGCTACGGGCTATTACAACAACCCGCTGGCCTACGGCGTCGATTTCGGCAACTACCCCCAGCCGCGCACTTATCGCCTGGGCTTCAACGTTCAATTTTAA
- a CDS encoding DUF5777 family beta-barrel protein — MNQLVTKLSLLCLLLVVGVAPAAWAQADLLGQLEKETKKDEPSQVVDATFKATRLINGHTVQTPGEGTMVFLIQHRFGAINSGAYQFFGLDYAQLRLGFEYAVTDRFEVGIGRSSMLKTYDGFLKYKAIQQTTGTHAVPVSVTLFSSAAIATEQYADNIDHTLGRRTAYTYQALIARKFNSDLSLQLMPTLVHRNLVMNEGEKNDVYAMGIGGRYKLTKRFSLNAEYYYLLPGYTADHFRNSLALGVDIETGGHIFQLHVTNSPSMIEQQFITQTTGSFFKGFIYPGFNISRNFTVKQRRH; from the coding sequence ATGAATCAATTAGTTACTAAACTTTCGCTCCTTTGCCTGCTGCTGGTGGTGGGGGTAGCCCCGGCTGCCTGGGCCCAGGCCGACCTACTGGGCCAGCTGGAAAAGGAAACCAAGAAGGACGAGCCTAGCCAAGTGGTAGACGCCACGTTCAAGGCGACGCGCCTCATCAATGGCCACACTGTGCAAACACCCGGCGAGGGCACCATGGTTTTTTTAATTCAGCACCGCTTCGGAGCCATCAACAGCGGAGCGTACCAGTTTTTCGGGCTTGACTACGCGCAGCTGCGGCTGGGCTTTGAGTATGCCGTTACCGACCGCTTTGAGGTGGGAATCGGGCGCTCGTCGATGCTCAAAACCTACGACGGGTTCTTGAAATACAAGGCCATTCAGCAAACAACGGGCACGCACGCAGTGCCGGTATCGGTTACGCTCTTCTCGTCGGCAGCCATCGCCACGGAGCAATACGCTGATAACATTGACCACACTCTGGGGCGGCGCACGGCCTATACGTATCAGGCCCTGATTGCGCGCAAGTTCAATTCAGACCTCTCGCTCCAGCTGATGCCCACGCTGGTGCACCGCAACCTGGTGATGAACGAAGGCGAAAAGAACGATGTGTATGCAATGGGCATCGGCGGGCGCTACAAGCTTACTAAGCGCTTTTCGCTCAATGCAGAGTACTACTACCTGCTGCCGGGCTACACCGCCGACCACTTCCGCAACTCGCTGGCGCTGGGTGTCGATATTGAGACGGGCGGGCACATCTTCCAACTGCACGTCACTAACTCGCCTAGTATGATTGAGCAACAGTTCATCACCCAGACGACGGGCAGCTTCTTCAAAGGCTTCATCTATCCGGGCTTCAACATCAGCCGCAACTTTACGGTGAAGCAGCGGCGGCACTAG
- a CDS encoding YceI family protein, translating to MTDYLPRLGCLLVALLLGLGSPGSAWGQGKYMTRAGHISFFSASIMEDIEARNDKVAAVFDLSSGQIAFSVPIHDFQFKRTLMQEHFNENYMESDKYPKATFTGQLVNAAQVLKQLPGGGQNVEAEGSLTLHGVTRKAIVTGTLQLRDGQLVVFAYFNIAPADFAIDIPMLVREHIAKSVSVRINLACEALNPALVSQP from the coding sequence ATGACTGACTACTTACCGCGCCTGGGCTGCCTGCTGGTGGCCTTGTTGCTGGGGCTGGGCAGTCCGGGGTCGGCGTGGGGCCAAGGCAAGTACATGACTAGGGCCGGCCACATCTCGTTCTTTTCGGCCTCCATTATGGAGGACATTGAGGCCCGCAACGATAAAGTAGCGGCCGTTTTTGACCTCAGCAGCGGCCAGATAGCCTTTTCGGTGCCAATTCATGACTTCCAGTTCAAGCGCACCCTCATGCAGGAGCACTTCAACGAGAACTACATGGAGTCGGATAAATATCCTAAGGCCACCTTCACGGGGCAGCTCGTGAACGCGGCGCAGGTGCTGAAGCAGCTGCCCGGCGGCGGCCAGAACGTGGAAGCCGAGGGCAGCCTGACGCTGCACGGCGTGACGCGCAAGGCCATCGTGACGGGCACCTTGCAACTGCGCGATGGACAACTGGTGGTATTTGCCTACTTCAACATTGCCCCGGCCGACTTCGCCATCGACATTCCGATGCTGGTGCGCGAGCACATTGCCAAGTCGGTGAGCGTGCGCATTAATCTGGCTTGCGAAGCGCTGAACCCGGCCCTGGTTTCTCAACCCTGA
- the secDF gene encoding protein translocase subunit SecDF: MRYKGLIITLTVIVSVLCAYFLFFTYISRQVQDKAVAYATHNGQLNENQRQHYLDSVWRAPVFGSYTYRDVKQSELGLGLDLKGGMHVTLEVSPVEIVRAMAGNSKDPAFNKALALAQERQKTNSGTAFTTLFYQAYKETAPGVPLNRVFANSINKDRKIDLNTSDAKVLTAIDKEEEDAIDRSFDILRKRVDKFGVNQPSIQRVKGTGRIQVELPGVDNPERVRKLLQGQAKLEFYEVWPQQEVAPYLGQIDQVLTAKEKANATATGPAAAVNKADSTIAAATAGTKGDSTSLAAQLAKKAPAGKAKTDSTAASQRGGVLARLLTMPGSLGVNLRDTAQFDRVMHSEEARAILPPNMALLYLNKPIDANGQQFLRLVAVKKDRTGTIAAPISGEVVSDAHQDYDQNGRPEVSMSMNPTGARKWQKMTGANIGKQVAVVLDDVVYSDPVVQSEIAGGNTSISGNFSIDEAQDLAQVLKAGKLPAPTRIVEEAVVGPSLGKEAINQGLYSSLAGLLIIMVFMGLYYGRAGLVADAALLFNMFLILGVLAQFSTALTLPGIAGLILVIASSVDANVLIFERIREELDHGLSLHDAVNAGYTRAFSAIFDSNVTTMLIAIILGFFGTGPVQSFAITLGIGVLTSFLSAVYVSRLIIEFLIKGKTTSAITFSTFISRNLFKNLNFDIVGKRKYAYAFSTIIIVTGFVLMYLQGGPNLGVDFRGGRAYVVDFNKPMVASDVRTALEPDFKNTGLEVKQYGNPDRLRITTSYLAEDESQTADQTVAAALNQGLRRYAADAPTIKSTSKVGATIADDIKRTSFLSLALTLAGIFIYVLFRFDKWQYSMAAVISLFHDALLVIASYPIARAFGANYEMDQIFVAAVLSIIGFSMNDTVVIYDRIREYLRNNPGMTFAQVVNPALNSTFSRTMITFTTVFLVVLVLYIFGGETLRSFSFAMIIGIVFGTYSSLFIATPIILDTYGRQEERERKAAGETITSLPGEAPKLSTATV, from the coding sequence ATGCGTTACAAAGGACTTATCATCACGCTCACCGTCATCGTCTCGGTGCTGTGCGCGTACTTTTTGTTTTTCACCTACATCTCGCGGCAGGTGCAGGACAAGGCCGTGGCCTACGCCACCCACAACGGCCAACTGAACGAAAATCAGCGCCAGCACTACCTCGACTCGGTGTGGCGCGCGCCGGTGTTCGGCTCCTACACGTACCGAGACGTGAAGCAGAGCGAGCTGGGCCTGGGCCTCGACCTGAAGGGCGGGATGCACGTGACGCTGGAGGTATCGCCGGTGGAAATAGTGCGGGCAATGGCCGGCAACTCCAAAGACCCTGCCTTTAACAAAGCACTGGCCTTGGCTCAAGAGCGCCAGAAAACCAACTCGGGCACGGCCTTCACGACCTTGTTTTACCAAGCGTATAAGGAAACCGCGCCCGGCGTGCCGCTGAACCGTGTTTTTGCCAACTCCATCAATAAAGACCGTAAGATTGACCTGAACACGTCCGATGCCAAGGTGCTGACGGCCATTGATAAGGAAGAAGAAGATGCTATTGACCGCTCGTTCGACATTCTGCGCAAGCGGGTGGATAAGTTTGGCGTGAACCAGCCCAGCATTCAGCGGGTGAAGGGCACCGGCCGCATTCAGGTGGAGCTGCCGGGCGTGGACAACCCCGAGCGCGTGCGCAAGCTGCTGCAAGGCCAGGCTAAGCTGGAATTTTATGAGGTGTGGCCCCAACAGGAAGTAGCGCCCTACCTGGGCCAGATTGACCAGGTGCTGACTGCCAAGGAAAAGGCTAACGCGACCGCGACCGGCCCCGCCGCCGCCGTTAACAAAGCTGACTCGACCATCGCCGCTGCCACCGCCGGCACCAAGGGCGACAGCACGTCGCTGGCTGCCCAACTGGCTAAAAAGGCCCCGGCCGGCAAAGCCAAAACTGACTCGACGGCTGCTTCGCAGCGTGGGGGCGTGCTGGCCCGGCTACTCACCATGCCCGGCTCGCTGGGCGTGAACCTACGTGACACGGCGCAGTTCGACCGCGTGATGCACTCGGAGGAGGCCCGCGCCATCCTACCCCCTAATATGGCGCTGCTCTACCTCAACAAGCCGATTGACGCCAACGGCCAGCAGTTTCTGCGCCTCGTGGCCGTGAAGAAGGACCGCACCGGCACCATCGCCGCGCCCATCAGCGGCGAGGTGGTGAGCGATGCCCACCAGGACTACGACCAGAACGGCCGCCCCGAAGTGAGCATGAGCATGAACCCCACCGGCGCGCGCAAGTGGCAGAAAATGACCGGGGCCAACATCGGTAAGCAAGTGGCCGTGGTACTCGACGACGTGGTGTACTCGGACCCCGTAGTGCAGAGCGAAATCGCGGGTGGCAACACCAGCATCTCGGGTAACTTCAGTATTGATGAGGCCCAGGACCTGGCCCAGGTGCTGAAAGCCGGCAAGCTGCCCGCCCCTACGCGCATCGTGGAAGAAGCTGTGGTAGGCCCCTCGCTCGGCAAGGAAGCCATTAACCAAGGCTTGTACTCGTCGCTGGCTGGGCTGCTTATTATCATGGTCTTTATGGGCCTGTACTACGGCCGCGCCGGCCTGGTAGCCGATGCCGCGCTGCTCTTCAACATGTTCCTGATTCTGGGCGTGCTGGCGCAGTTCAGCACCGCGCTCACCCTCCCCGGCATCGCGGGTCTGATTCTGGTGATTGCCTCGTCGGTAGATGCCAACGTGCTGATTTTCGAGCGCATCCGCGAAGAGCTAGACCACGGCCTATCCTTGCACGATGCCGTGAACGCGGGCTACACGCGGGCTTTCTCGGCCATCTTCGACTCGAACGTGACGACCATGCTCATCGCCATTATTCTGGGTTTCTTCGGCACGGGTCCGGTGCAGAGCTTCGCCATCACGCTGGGTATTGGTGTGCTCACGTCGTTCCTATCGGCTGTGTACGTGTCGCGCCTTATTATCGAATTCCTGATTAAGGGCAAGACGACGAGCGCCATCACGTTCTCCACGTTCATCTCGCGCAACCTGTTTAAGAACCTGAACTTCGACATCGTGGGCAAACGCAAATACGCCTACGCTTTCTCCACCATCATTATCGTCACGGGCTTTGTATTGATGTACCTGCAAGGCGGCCCCAACCTGGGCGTAGACTTCCGCGGCGGCCGCGCCTACGTAGTAGACTTCAACAAGCCGATGGTGGCCTCCGACGTGCGCACCGCTCTGGAGCCCGACTTTAAAAATACCGGCCTCGAGGTGAAGCAGTACGGCAACCCCGACCGCCTGCGCATCACCACCAGCTACCTGGCCGAAGATGAAAGCCAGACCGCTGACCAGACCGTGGCTGCGGCCCTCAACCAGGGCCTGCGCCGGTACGCCGCCGACGCACCCACTATTAAATCGACCTCCAAAGTGGGCGCGACTATTGCCGACGATATCAAGCGCACGTCGTTCCTGAGCCTGGCGCTCACGCTGGCCGGCATCTTCATCTACGTGCTCTTCCGCTTCGATAAATGGCAGTACTCGATGGCGGCCGTTATCTCGCTCTTCCACGATGCGCTGCTGGTTATCGCGTCCTACCCCATCGCCCGCGCCTTCGGGGCCAACTATGAGATGGACCAGATTTTTGTGGCGGCCGTGTTGAGTATCATCGGCTTCTCGATGAACGATACGGTAGTTATCTATGACCGTATTCGCGAATACCTGCGCAACAACCCTGGCATGACCTTCGCCCAAGTCGTGAACCCGGCCCTGAACTCGACTTTCTCGCGCACCATGATTACGTTCACCACAGTGTTCCTAGTCGTACTAGTGCTTTACATCTTCGGCGGCGAAACGCTGCGCTCATTCTCGTTTGCCATGATTATCGGCATTGTGTTCGGCACGTACTCGTCGCTGTTCATCGCCACGCCCATCATCCTCGATACCTACGGCCGCCAGGAAGAGCGCGAGCGCAAGGCCGCTGGCGAAACTATAACTAGCCTGCCCGGCGAGGCCCCCAAGCTGAGCACGGCCACAGTATAG
- a CDS encoding DUF4268 domain-containing protein, with product MYSKAEASQLRQAFWTTFGQYLAPVLSAEGLPVSWVNYKTGLKGVQFKLHADNRRASIAIELTQPDAGVRELFFEQFVSLKMLLHDTLGETWTWEVHATNEHGQPLSRIYKELVPANLFSRDDWPALISFFKPRLIALDAFWNDAQYAFEELRAW from the coding sequence TTGTATAGCAAAGCAGAAGCTTCCCAGCTGCGCCAGGCCTTCTGGACCACCTTCGGGCAATACTTAGCCCCAGTGCTGTCGGCCGAGGGCCTGCCCGTTAGCTGGGTCAATTATAAAACGGGGTTGAAGGGCGTGCAATTCAAGCTACACGCCGACAACCGGCGCGCCAGCATCGCCATCGAGCTAACGCAGCCCGACGCGGGCGTACGCGAGCTGTTCTTCGAGCAGTTTGTGTCTCTAAAAATGCTATTGCACGACACGCTGGGCGAAACCTGGACCTGGGAGGTGCACGCCACCAACGAGCACGGCCAGCCGCTGAGCCGCATTTATAAGGAGCTAGTCCCGGCCAACCTGTTCAGCCGCGACGACTGGCCGGCGCTGATTTCGTTCTTCAAGCCCCGCCTTATTGCCTTAGATGCCTTTTGGAACGACGCGCAGTATGCCTTTGAGGAGCTGCGCGCATGGTAG
- a CDS encoding Uma2 family endonuclease: MPTTYEFPELPVLQGPVLAGLSDDEFFELCQANPRLNFERNAHLEIIIMPPAGSESSESCSEANYQLRHWNRPAQPGHVYDSSAGFKLPDNSVRSPDVAWLSQGKWAVLTLEQRRKFPPVCPEFMMEIKSPSDELTMLQAKMEAYLANGMELGFLLDVEAETAYVYRPGQSAETVQGYNQELSGEPVLPGFRLDLRPLRRAA; the protein is encoded by the coding sequence ATGCCCACCACCTACGAGTTTCCCGAGTTGCCGGTGTTGCAAGGCCCCGTGTTGGCTGGGCTTAGCGACGATGAGTTTTTTGAGTTGTGCCAAGCCAACCCCAGGCTCAATTTTGAGCGTAATGCCCACCTGGAAATTATTATTATGCCTCCCGCCGGCTCCGAATCCAGCGAATCCTGCTCCGAGGCAAATTATCAACTCAGGCACTGGAATCGCCCGGCTCAGCCGGGTCACGTGTATGATTCATCCGCGGGCTTTAAGCTCCCTGACAACTCGGTGCGCTCGCCTGATGTGGCGTGGCTGAGTCAGGGAAAATGGGCGGTACTCACGCTCGAGCAGCGCCGCAAGTTTCCGCCGGTTTGCCCCGAGTTTATGATGGAAATAAAATCACCTTCGGATGAGCTAACTATGCTGCAAGCCAAGATGGAAGCCTACCTGGCCAACGGCATGGAGCTAGGCTTTCTGCTGGATGTCGAGGCCGAAACGGCCTACGTATACCGCCCCGGCCAGTCCGCCGAAACCGTGCAGGGCTACAACCAGGAGCTGAGCGGCGAGCCGGTGCTGCCCGGCTTTCGCCTCGATTTGCGCCCGTTGCGGCGGGCCGCCTAA